A single window of Littorina saxatilis isolate snail1 unplaced genomic scaffold, US_GU_Lsax_2.0 scaffold_1411, whole genome shotgun sequence DNA harbors:
- the LOC138957167 gene encoding uncharacterized protein: MELSRASTNSTVTSSSIDTDKKQLTTASFNESLAPTTPTITMKNTDSNERDAAPTLTPLHSSLATKSREEVTTWPFPPLASVALPDASVALLDTGFESSRAHSEQSLSSSRSVITDTDTDSSLSDTFVLSDGFGLSDGLSGGFVGNTELPPATSNVFSTLPSDSDLVNRATTPRSIGEGVTATVASSSSSASTAVGLKAARGELGREVGASYRDWGVASDISILSTLTPAPTTPPAHLPHTYITTTSSTSPVSTVGDTPTTTLTALPFEATPTLSSATVQPIPILSSASLFQPTTPILPSASDQPTTPLLPSASLFQPTPIRTSRTFVPTLTLQATYVVSHPALSPLPTPATTPLSDSERVGSVVVASVDANVKTRTGTQTPSALVDEGRSTSVAVSGGDVHATTVSTAEGVEGGLPAVTATHQHTSTTLTNLSGASDMASAGVTDSLQPVNGTAGDTTITNPPSTPSSPSPAPPLTPSAALHTPATAISSRVVTDNSATLISASFDYLPLDSGTTSLVGSSVSGGEEASFSLLSSAGVYDENTESVSGSGVLIVTDSVLGVPDGSGDVSGEGEGTDTTATTVVVVPTVISPTPSSGVWCSESLVSSSASGNGSAVSSGA, translated from the exons atgGAGCTTTCAAGGGCGAGCACCAACAGTACAGTAACAAGCTCGAGCATCGACACCGACAAAAAACAACTTACCACTGCTTCGTTTAACGAATCGTTagcccccaccacccccaccatcaCCATGAAGAACACAGACAGCAACGAGAGAGACGCAGCCCCCACTCTCACCCCTCTGCACAGCTCTTTAGCGACAAAGTCGAGAGAGGAAGTGACCACTTGGCCATTTCCGCCCCTGGCTAGTGTGGCGCTGCCTGACGCTAGTGTGGCGCTGCTTGACACAGGGTTCGAGTCCAGCCGCGCTCACTCAGAACAATCTCTGTCTTCATCGCGGTCTGTGATCACTGATACTGATACAGACAGCTCGCTTAGCGACACTTTCGTTCTCAGCGACGGTTTTGGTCTCAGTGACGGTCTCAGTGGCGGGTTCGTTGGCAATACTGAGCTACCTCCCGCCACCTCGAATGTGTTTTCTACACTTCCCTCTGACTCGGACCTCGTGAATCGAGCGACAACGCCTCGATCTATT GGGGAGGGAGTCACTGCAACTGTtgcatcctcctcctcctccgcatCAACAGCTGTTGGCCTGAAGGCTGCACGTGGGGAGTTAGGGCGCGAGGTTGGCGCGAGCTACCGTGACTGGGGTGTAGCGAGCGACATCTCTATCCTGTCGACTCTGACTCCAGCCCCCACCACCCCGCCTGCCCACCTCCCTCACACTTACATCACTACTACGTCGTCTACGTCCCCTGTGTCAACTGTCGGAgacacccccaccaccaccctgaCCGCACTGCCGTTTGAAgccacccccaccctctcctCAGCAACCGTTCAACCCATCCCCATCCTCTCTTCAGCGAGTCTCTTTCAACCCACAACCCCCATTCTCCCCTCAGCAAGTGATCAACCCACAACTCCCCTCCTCCCATCAGCGAGTCTGTTTCAACCCACCCCCATCCGAACTTCAAGGACTTTTGTACCTACCCTCACACTCCAAGCGACTTACGTGGTTTCGCACCCAGCGTTAAGCCCCCTCCCCACGCCGGCGACAACCCCGCTGTCTGACTCAGAGCGGGTCGGGTCAGTGGTAGTAGCGAGCGTTGATGCAAATGTCAAGACCAGGACCGGGACTCAAACCCCAAGCGCTCTGGTTGACGAAGGGCGCAGCACTAGTGTCGCTGTGAGCGGTGGTGATGTTCATGCAACAACAGTCTCTACAGcggagggggtggaggggggtctCCCAGCGGTGACTGcgacacatcaacacacatccACCACCTTGACAAATCTGTCTGGGGCCAGCGACATGGCTTCTGCCGGTGTAACGGATTCTTTACAGCCTGTTAACGGCACAGCGGGGGACACGACGATTACTAACCCCCCATCTACCCCTTCTTCCCCTTCCCCTGCTCCTCCGCTGACGCCGTCTGCTGCTCTCCACACACCTGCGACCGCAATCTCCTCGAGAGTTGTAACAGACAACTCCGCCACTCTCATCTCGGCCAGCTTCGATTATCTGCCCCTCGATTCTGGAACTACTTCCCTTGTCGGTTCTTCAGTGTCCGGAGGCGAGGAAGCCTCCTTCAGTTTATTGTCGTCTGCAGGAGTGTACGATGAAAACACGGAGTCTGTGAGTGGTTCGGGTGTGTTGATTGTGACAGACAGTGTTCTCGGAGTACCCGACGGCTCGGGGGATGTTTctggggaaggggaggggacgGATACGACGGCGACGACAGTTGTGGTTGTGCCGACAGTGATATCGCCGACGCCGTCGTCTGGTGTATGGTGCAGCGAGTCGCTGGTGTCGTCGTCTGCCTCGGGGAATGGATCCGCCGTCAGTTCTGGTGCTG